The following proteins are encoded in a genomic region of Catellatospora sp. TT07R-123:
- a CDS encoding ABC transporter ATP-binding protein, whose amino-acid sequence MGGLTAVAGAGPVWLAWLTADLLDGAAVGSVAPLAAVSVAAVGVVLAALPHLNQYLAAELDRSLSLTVQDGLFSALNRHTGLARLEDPSFQDTVQIAGSSGRLAPSRVVSGALGMAAAAVALFGFLGSLIALSPAVAAAVIAAAVPGLLLHLRLSRRYATTVTSVGHAERRRLFYARLMTTAESAKEVQLFGLGDFFRSRMLDELSAINTAERRIDRRRLAIQVFVGSLAAAVAGSGLVWLTRSGSPTVGDLSVFLVAVAGVQAALGNGVQQVASTHQALLVFEHYATATAPVGADQGTTAAAPLRRGIEIKDVWFRYSGATGWVFRRLNLSIPSGSATALVGLNGAGKSTLVKLLCRFYEPTRGTITWDGVDLRDLDPASLRRRISAVFQDFCDYDLPARENVALGDLSALHDPARVEAAARLAGVHDTLTGLPFGYETPLTRLFWAGGANDPREGVQLSGGQWQRVALARSFMRTDSDLAILDEPSSGLDADAEASIQRALQAHRRGRTTILISHRLNTVRDADTIAVLDGGRVAEQGDHDDLMAARGIYATLFETQAAGYQAMPA is encoded by the coding sequence ATGGGTGGGCTGACCGCCGTGGCCGGGGCTGGGCCGGTGTGGCTGGCGTGGCTGACCGCCGACCTGCTGGACGGTGCCGCCGTCGGCTCGGTGGCGCCGCTGGCGGCGGTGTCGGTCGCGGCTGTCGGCGTGGTGCTGGCCGCGTTGCCGCACCTGAACCAGTACCTGGCCGCGGAACTGGACCGCAGCCTGTCGCTGACCGTCCAGGACGGCCTGTTCAGCGCGCTGAACCGGCACACCGGCCTGGCGCGGCTGGAGGATCCGTCTTTCCAGGACACGGTGCAGATCGCGGGATCGTCCGGTCGGCTGGCGCCCAGCCGGGTGGTGTCCGGTGCGCTGGGGATGGCGGCGGCGGCCGTCGCCCTCTTCGGGTTCCTCGGTTCGCTGATCGCGCTGAGCCCGGCGGTCGCCGCCGCGGTGATCGCCGCAGCGGTGCCCGGCCTGCTGCTCCACCTGCGCCTGAGCCGCCGGTACGCCACGACGGTGACCAGCGTCGGCCACGCCGAGCGCCGTCGCCTGTTCTACGCGCGGCTGATGACCACTGCGGAGTCGGCCAAGGAGGTCCAGCTGTTCGGCCTCGGTGACTTCTTCCGCAGCAGGATGCTCGACGAACTGAGCGCCATCAACACGGCCGAGCGGCGCATCGACCGCCGACGGCTGGCGATCCAGGTCTTCGTGGGTTCGCTGGCGGCGGCCGTGGCCGGCAGCGGGCTGGTCTGGCTCACCCGGTCGGGCTCGCCGACGGTGGGTGATCTGTCGGTGTTCCTGGTGGCCGTCGCCGGAGTGCAGGCGGCCCTGGGCAACGGGGTCCAACAGGTCGCGTCGACCCACCAGGCGCTGCTGGTCTTCGAGCACTACGCGACGGCCACCGCACCGGTGGGAGCAGACCAGGGGACGACAGCCGCGGCGCCGCTGCGGCGCGGCATCGAGATCAAGGACGTGTGGTTCCGGTACAGCGGTGCCACCGGCTGGGTGTTCCGCAGGCTGAACCTGTCCATTCCCAGCGGCAGCGCCACCGCCCTGGTAGGTCTCAACGGTGCGGGCAAGAGCACGCTGGTCAAGCTGCTGTGCCGGTTCTACGAACCGACCCGGGGCACGATCACCTGGGACGGCGTCGACCTGCGCGACCTGGACCCGGCCTCGCTGCGGCGGCGCATCAGCGCGGTCTTCCAGGACTTCTGCGACTACGACCTGCCCGCACGGGAGAATGTCGCGCTGGGCGACCTGTCCGCGTTGCACGACCCGGCCCGGGTCGAGGCGGCTGCCCGGCTCGCGGGTGTCCACGACACCCTGACCGGCCTGCCGTTCGGCTACGAGACACCGCTGACCCGGCTCTTCTGGGCCGGCGGCGCCAACGACCCGCGCGAGGGCGTGCAACTGTCCGGCGGGCAGTGGCAGCGGGTGGCGCTCGCCCGGTCGTTCATGCGCACCGACAGCGACCTGGCGATCCTGGACGAGCCCAGCTCAGGCCTGGACGCCGACGCGGAGGCGTCGATCCAGCGGGCCCTGCAGGCGCACCGGCGCGGGCGTACCACGATATTGATCTCACACCGGCTCAACACGGTGCGCGACGCCGACACGATCGCCGTCCTGGACGGCGGCCGGGTCGCCGAGCAGGGCGACCACGACGACCTCATGGCGGCCCGCGGCATCTACGCCACACTGTTCGAGACCCAGGCCGCGGGCTACCAGGCGATGCCGGCATGA
- a CDS encoding S26 family signal peptidase: protein MILLLLACAAAAAWYAVRRLVLVTVSGGSMEPTLHDGDRLLVRRARSASLSPGRLVVLRRPPGMATTGPWIVKRVYALPGQRGPGTDAVVPPGYVAVVGDNPHSQDSRQLGPLPAASLLGVVIRRLSTQDSGLAAGAAGASASADVWAATPTSRQEKP, encoded by the coding sequence ATGATCCTCCTCCTGCTGGCCTGCGCGGCCGCCGCCGCGTGGTACGCCGTCCGCCGCCTGGTCCTCGTCACCGTCAGCGGCGGCAGCATGGAACCGACCCTGCACGACGGAGACCGCCTGCTCGTCCGCCGGGCCAGGTCCGCGAGCCTGTCGCCCGGCCGGCTGGTGGTCCTGCGGCGACCGCCCGGCATGGCGACCACGGGCCCGTGGATCGTCAAGCGCGTGTACGCCCTACCCGGGCAGCGCGGACCAGGCACCGACGCGGTCGTGCCGCCGGGATACGTCGCGGTGGTCGGCGACAACCCGCACAGCCAGGACTCGCGACAGCTCGGCCCGCTGCCGGCCGCGTCACTGCTCGGCGTCGTCATCCGGCGCCTGAGCACCCAGGATTCCGGCCTCGCGGCCGGTGCGGCGGGCGCATCCGCCTCCGCCGACGTGTGGGCGGCGACGCCCACCTCCCGTCAGGAGAAGCCATGA